The Tistrella mobilis genome window below encodes:
- a CDS encoding aldo/keto reductase, whose translation MPDQTIIDVKGARVPALGFGTWQITGRACVRAVRTALDLGYRHIDTAQIYDNEAEVGEAIAESAIDRSEVFLTTKVWYERLAAGTLEASVEESLKKLQVDQVDLLLIHWPNPKIDLAETMRALEGVKAAGRAKLIGLSNFPVALMTRVVEELGVDVAADQVEYHPYLNQDPVLAYARAHGMMVTAYSPLARGKVADDPVIREIAEAHNASPAQVVLRWLIDQPMVSAIPKAGSEAHIRANLAALDIRLSDADRAKIDALRGNGRMINPSFAPEWDAA comes from the coding sequence ATGCCTGACCAGACCATCATCGACGTCAAGGGTGCCCGGGTTCCGGCCCTGGGCTTCGGCACCTGGCAGATCACCGGCCGGGCCTGCGTGCGTGCCGTGCGCACCGCGCTCGACCTTGGCTACCGGCATATCGATACCGCCCAGATCTACGACAACGAGGCCGAAGTCGGCGAGGCGATCGCCGAGTCGGCGATCGACCGCTCGGAAGTCTTCCTGACCACCAAGGTCTGGTATGAGCGTCTGGCGGCCGGCACGCTTGAAGCGTCGGTGGAGGAGTCGCTCAAGAAGCTTCAGGTCGATCAGGTCGACCTTCTGCTGATCCACTGGCCGAACCCGAAGATCGATCTGGCCGAGACCATGCGCGCGCTGGAAGGCGTGAAGGCGGCCGGCCGGGCTAAGCTGATCGGCCTCAGCAACTTCCCGGTTGCGCTGATGACGCGCGTGGTTGAAGAGCTGGGCGTGGACGTCGCCGCAGATCAGGTGGAATACCACCCCTATCTGAACCAGGACCCGGTGCTGGCCTATGCCCGCGCCCATGGCATGATGGTCACCGCCTACAGCCCGCTGGCCCGCGGCAAGGTCGCCGACGACCCGGTGATCCGCGAGATCGCCGAGGCGCACAACGCCTCGCCGGCGCAGGTGGTGCTGCGCTGGCTGATCGACCAGCCCATGGTCAGCGCCATCCCCAAGGCCGGCAGCGAAGCCCATATCCGCGCCAATCTGGCCGCACTCGACATCCGGTTGAGCGATGCCGACCGGGCGAAGATCGATGCGCTGCGCGGCAATGGCCGGATGATCAATCCGTCCTTCGCACCCGAATGGGACGCCGCCTGA
- a CDS encoding nitroreductase family protein, protein MAGRRSTRAFRPDPVPRETVERILALAARAPSGSNIQPWKVHVLAGAARERVVTALTADHAAGAPRAAWGYTYYPVKWRAPYQDRRRALGWSLYGLLGIGKGDQERMQAQERRNFAFFDAPVGLIITIDRDMEQGSWVDVGIFVGQVLLAAEAMGLQTCPQAAFAMYDGILREEIGYPETEQVVCGIAIGHGDPDDVTARLETPREPVEGFATFQGFGE, encoded by the coding sequence ATGGCCGGCCGGCGCAGCACCCGCGCCTTCCGGCCCGATCCGGTCCCGCGGGAAACGGTGGAACGGATCCTGGCCCTGGCCGCCCGCGCGCCCAGCGGGTCGAACATCCAGCCCTGGAAGGTCCACGTTCTGGCGGGGGCCGCCCGCGAGCGGGTGGTGACTGCGCTGACCGCAGACCACGCCGCGGGAGCCCCCCGCGCGGCCTGGGGCTATACATACTATCCGGTGAAGTGGCGGGCGCCTTATCAGGATCGCCGGCGGGCGCTGGGCTGGTCGCTCTACGGCCTGCTCGGCATCGGCAAGGGCGATCAGGAACGCATGCAGGCGCAGGAAAGGCGCAACTTCGCCTTCTTCGATGCCCCGGTCGGGCTGATCATCACCATCGACCGTGACATGGAACAGGGATCCTGGGTCGATGTCGGAATTTTCGTGGGCCAGGTGCTGCTCGCGGCCGAGGCCATGGGCCTTCAGACCTGCCCGCAGGCGGCCTTCGCCATGTATGACGGCATCCTGCGCGAAGAAATCGGCTATCCTGAAACCGAACAGGTGGTCTGCGGCATCGCCATCGGCCATGGCGACCCCGACGACGTGACCGCCCGGCTCGAAACCCCACGTGAACCGGTGGAGGGCTTCGCCACCTTCCAGGGTTTTGGCGAATGA